The genomic region CGGCACGAACAGCGCCGACAGCACGAATGTCGTTGCAGCCAACCGGAACAAGCGTCGGTACATCCCCCACCACCCTGTGGGCCAGGCCGTGGCAGCACGGCGCGGAAAGCGCTTTCCGAAGCAGTGGTTCGGGAATCTACTGCGCTGACAGGGCGGTCACAACCCTCCTTCGGCCTGACCACGTCCGCCACCTCGGGGTTCAGGAGCCGGTGAACACCAGCACCACCATGAAGGCGGGCGCTATGACCAGCGGCGGCAGCGGTGAGGACAGCGCGGCGATCGGCGTTCTGACGGCGTTCCCGCGCGGCCGCCGGTCCGGTGCCGCGGGCAGCCAGTACTCCCCCATCACCGCGAGCGGCAGGAACAGCGATCCCAGTGCGAGGACGCCGACCACGACCCGGACCGCCGTGACCAACACCGGTGTGGACGTCAGCACGAGCCAGGCGACGTACAGCCCGTAAGACAGCACCGCGAGTCCGAACCAGCTCAGCACGGTGACCCGCTTCGCCGCGGTCCTGACGAGCAACGTGACCAGCACGAGCCATAGCAGCGCGGTCACCACCGGCAACGCGACCGGCATCGAACCGGTGAGGAGCTCGCCGAGCGGGACAGCCGCGGTGCAGGCCAGCAGGTAATGCCCGAACCTCAGCCACTTGGTGACGTAGAACGGCAGCTGCGACAGCGAGACGCCGATCGGTACGGCGAGCGGTTCCCGCTGGTCCACCACCGGCGTGAGGATCGCGCGGAGGAACGCGTGGAGGGTCTCCAGGTCCTGTTCCCTGAAGTCGAGCCACTGCTCGCGACGCAGCTCGTCGTCCGGTACCCGCAGGCTCGTGCCCAGCACGAACACCACCCGGTCGCCGAACACCGCGCGCACCTGCGCCATCAGGTCGTCGTTCGTCCGGTCGGTGACCACGAACAGCACCCACCGCGGGTCGACCCGGTTCCTGGCCAGCCCGGCGGCGGCACAGCACTCGTCGACCAGGTCGGCGATCGGCTTGTCCGGGTGGTCGCACAGCACGAGGTAGCTGGTCGGCGGCAGGGAGCGCAACGCGGTGAACTTCCGCATGGACGCGGACCAGCGGCGCAGCTTGGCCGGTCGGCCGGTGGCCCGCAGGCGCAGCAGGCCCAGACCGGCACCGATCGGCGTGGCCAGGTGCACGGTGCGCGAGTAGCGGACCAGCACCAGGCAGGACACGGCCACCGGCATCGCCGCGGAGTACCACAGCGGTGACTCCGTCCACCGGTCCGCGGCCAGCTCGCGGTACCAGCGCGTGTGCAACGTGCTCGTGGCGAGCCAGTCGTAGACCAGGGCCAGCACCAGCGTGCCGAACGCAGTGCGCACCAGCGAAGGCGTGGCCGTGCGCCTGGCCAGCCGGTACATCAGGTGCAGGAAGGCGATGAACAGCACGGCGTTCATCAGCACCACGGCCAGTGCGATCGCCGCGTAGCCCGGGAACGGTGTCAGCACCACTGGAGCGCGGTAGACCTCGTACAGGTGCAGGCCGAGCGGGACGGCACGGGCCGTGACGAACGCGCAGTACAGCGCCGCCAGCCACAGCCACACCACCGCGGGCGAGAGCGGGAAGACCCGGCCGCCGCGCCGCCGGCCGGTGACGATCTCGTCGGCCAGCGCCCTGGCGTGCACGAAGAACCGCCCGCGCAGGTCGTTGACCGGCGCGGCGGCCAGCTCGGGTGGCAGCTCCGCCTTGCGCACCACCGCGACGCGGACCTGTTTGCCCGCCTCCAGGGCGCGTCGCCACTCCTCGGTGACGTGCGGGGACGCCATCGCCGCCGGGGAGGCCAGCACCACCACGACGTCCGCCGCGTCGACCGCCTCGTCGATCGAGGCCGCCCAGTCGGTGCCCGGCCGGATCCGCTCGACGTCGAACCACGGCCGGAGCCCCTGCCTCGCGAACACCGACGTCAGCGCCTCGGCGGCGTAGAAGTCCTGCCGCGAGTAGCTGACGAAGACGTTCGGCACGGATCAATCGTGCCCTGTCACGGCCCCCAACAGGTCCCGAATGCGCGCGGTCGTGGTCGCGAACTCGGGCCGGGCCATGGTCGCGGAGTAGTCGCGGCCGGCGGGCAGGTCGACCTCGATCACCTCCTTGACCAGCGCGGGCCGTCGCGTCAGCACGACCACCCGGTTGGCCAGGTACACCGACTCGGCGATCGAGTGCGTCACGAGCAGCACGGTCGTGCCCGTCTCCCGCCACACCCGGTGCAGCTCGACGTTCATCTGCTCGCGGGTCAACGCGTCGAGCGCGCCGAACGGCTCGTCCATCAGCAGCACCCGCGGCTGGTGCAGCAACGCGCGGCACAACGCCACCCGCTGCTGCATGCCACCGGACAGCTCGTGCGGGAGGGCGTTCTCGAACCCGGTGAGCCCGGTCATCTCGATCAGCTCGTCGGCGCGTCTCCCCGCCTCGGCCGAGCCCATGCCGCGCATCTCGGCCTGCAGCAGGATGTTCTTGCGCGCGGACCGCCACTCCAGCAGGGCGGCGCGCTGGAACACGAACCCGATGTCGTGCCGGGGCCCGTGGACCTCCTCCCCCAACAGCCGCACCGAGCCCGACGACGGCCGCAGCAGGCCGGCCACCAGCTTCAGCAGCGTCGACTTGCCGCAGCCGGACGGGCCGACGATCGAGACGAACTCGCCGGGTGCGACGTCGAGCGAGACCTGCTCGATCGCGGTGGTCTCCGCGCGCTTGGAGTGGAAGCGCACGGACACCCCGTTGATCGAGACCGCACTCGTGGCGTTCAAGGTGGCGCTCATCCCTTCGGGGCCACGCTTTCTTCCCAGTACGCCGAGGGTTCGGCCGCCTTGCCGATGATGCCGGTCTGCTGGAAGGTGTCGATGGTCTTCTTCCAGTCCTCCGCCGTGTTCACGCCCGGCGCCTTGCCCTTCGTGGCGTCGGTGTGCAGCAACGTCAGCGTGGTCTTGAACTGCTCCAGCACGACCGTCGGCGACGGCAGCTGTTCGGCGGCGCCCTTCATCGAGTCGGCGGCGGCCTGCGGGTCCTTCTCCGCGGCGGCCCACGCCTCCTGGGTGGCCTGGACCATCTTCTTCACCAGGTCCGGGTCCTTCTGCAGCATCGACTTCGACGTCAGCAGGCCGTTGCTGAAGTAGTTCAGGCCGAACTCGGAGAACCGCAGGTACGAGACGTCCTTGCCGGCCTTCTCCTTGATCGTCGGCCCCTGGTCGGACGCGAACCCGAGCAGCACGTCGGTGCGCCCGGAGATGACCGCGGCCATCTTGCCCGCCGGGTCGATGTTCTGGATGGAGACGTCCGACTCCTGCATGCCGTTCTGCTTCAGGAACGCGGGGAACGTCTTGGTCAGCGCGTCACCCGCGGTGGTCGCGACCGACTTGCCCTTGAGGTCGGCGGGCTTGGTGATGTTCTTCTCGGTGAAGAACTGCACGGAGGCGGGCGTGGTCTGCAGGTACACGCCGATGCTCTTGGCGGGCACGCCGTTCTCGACCGCGGTGGCGAGCGCCGAGGTGTCGGCCCAGCCGAAGTCGGTCTGGCCGGCACCGGTGGCCTGCACGGTCTTGCCGGAGCCCTGACCCGCCTGGATCTTGAGCTTGATCCCGTGCTTCTCGTAGATGCCCTGCTCGACCCCGTAGTAGAACGGCGCGTGCTCGCCGTACGGGTACCAGTTGAGGGTCAGCGTGGTCTCCTCGACGCCACTCCCGGCGGAACCGCCTTCGCCACCACCGCAGGCGGCGACCAGCAGCATCGCGGGCAGCAGGCCGGCGAGCACTCTCTTCATGATCAGCCTTTCGCGAGAAGGGTTGTGGTGACGGCGGAACCGCGCCTGCTGGCGTGCCACGGCAGCATCAGCTTCTCGGCGAGGTCGAGCAGGGCGAACAGCAGCACGCCGACGACCGACATCACGATCAGCCCGGCGAACAGCATCGGGGTGTCCATGTTCCCGTTGGCCTGCAGGATCACGTATCCGAGGCCTTCGTTGGCGCCGACGAACTCACCGACCACCGCCCCGGTGACCGCCAGCGTGATCGCGACCTTCAGCCCGGCGAACAGGTGCGGTAAGGACGCCGGGAAGCGGATCTTCACGAACGTCTTGAGCGGGCCGCCGCCCATCGTCGAGGCGAGCTCCAGCATCTCGGTGTCGACCGACTTCAGGCCGGTGACCATCGAGATCACCACCGGGAAGAACGCCATCAGCACGGCGACGATCACCTTGGGCTCGAAGCCGAAGCCGAGCCACACCACGAACAGCGGCGCGATCGCGATCTTCGGGATGACCTGCGCGAACAGCAGCACCGGGTAGACCGTGCTCTCGACCGCGCGCGAGTAGACCATGGCGACCGCGACCAGCACGCCGACGATCGCCGCGATGACGAACCCGGCGAGCGTCTCCCAGGTCGTCGTCAGCGTGTGCGGCCAGAGGTAGGACCACTTGCCGACGAGCACCTCGGCCGTCCTGCCCGGCGACGGCACCAGGTAGGGCTCCACCAGCTCGGTCACCGTCACGAGCTGCCAGAGCAGGAGGAAGGCGAAGATCAGCGCGACCGGGCGCCACGCCCGCTCCACGACGCCGCCCCGCCTGCGGTCCGCCGGAACCGTGTCCACGAAGCCCCCTCGTTCGGAAAGCGCTTTCCCGTACGCTATGGCCGGCTCACGGACCGGTCAAGGTGGAGGATCGATGAAGCTGAGCGGCCCGACGGCCGAACGGGTTGGCGTCATCGCCGTCGCACCGCCCACCGTCCGGGCGCTCGGCGCGCCCGGCGGACAGGTCGCCGTCGCAGGTGGTCCGCGCTTTCCGGTGCTCGTCGAGGTGTCCGCAGGCGGGGTGCACGGGTGGGCTAGGCGACCTGGTCCCGCACGGACCCACTGAATCGATCTCCACGACCGGTACCGGGCGGTCCGCGAGCCGGCGGTCGACGTGCCGGCGCGACCTTGACGGGCAACTGAGCACGACTAGTGGCGTGGCTCGGAACGTTGCCGAGGGAATTCGCGGTCAGACGGCCGCATCGTGGTGCCGCCCCCACGTCCTCATACTGGACGTATGGCGGCGTGGGGGCGGTGCCGCGAGGTGGCCTGCTGAGCGTGAGTTACCCGCCCGCGTTCCGAGTCGCGCCACTAACCTCGGTGTCGTGCATCGGAGCAGACTGTTCGGGATCTTCATCGACACGCCCGTCGCGCAAGCCGGTCAGGCGGCGGACTTCTGGTCCGCCGCGTTGGGTGTTCCGGCGCGTTCCGTGGCAGGTGAGGAGCAGTTCACAGCTCTGGACGGCGCCGTTCCCGGCTTGACCGTCGACGTCCAGGCGGTCGACGACGCACCGCGCTACCACGTCGACATCGAGACCGACGACGTGGCAGCGGAGGTCGCCCGTCTGACGGCACTGGGTGCGGAACCGGTCTCCCGCTGGCTGGAGTGCCACACGCTGCGCGCGCCCGGCGGTCACCTGCTCTGCGTGGTGCCCGTGCACAGCGACCACGAGACGTTCGCCAGGTCGGCTCGGACGTGGCCGTGAAGCCGCCCGGCGTCACCGGCGCAACAGGCCGGTCTCCCTGTCGTAGCGCAGAACGCGGTTCGGCGGGGCGTCGAGGGTGACCGGTGTGCCGATCGGTGGTTCGTCCTCCTCCGGCACGATGTACCCGACGCCGCAGTCCAGCGTCACCAGCGACGTGACGCCCAGGTTCTCCACAAT from Lentzea guizhouensis harbors:
- a CDS encoding ABC transporter ATP-binding protein, encoding MSATLNATSAVSINGVSVRFHSKRAETTAIEQVSLDVAPGEFVSIVGPSGCGKSTLLKLVAGLLRPSSGSVRLLGEEVHGPRHDIGFVFQRAALLEWRSARKNILLQAEMRGMGSAEAGRRADELIEMTGLTGFENALPHELSGGMQQRVALCRALLHQPRVLLMDEPFGALDALTREQMNVELHRVWRETGTTVLLVTHSIAESVYLANRVVVLTRRPALVKEVIEVDLPAGRDYSATMARPEFATTTARIRDLLGAVTGHD
- a CDS encoding ABC transporter permease; the protein is MDTVPADRRRGGVVERAWRPVALIFAFLLLWQLVTVTELVEPYLVPSPGRTAEVLVGKWSYLWPHTLTTTWETLAGFVIAAIVGVLVAVAMVYSRAVESTVYPVLLFAQVIPKIAIAPLFVVWLGFGFEPKVIVAVLMAFFPVVISMVTGLKSVDTEMLELASTMGGGPLKTFVKIRFPASLPHLFAGLKVAITLAVTGAVVGEFVGANEGLGYVILQANGNMDTPMLFAGLIVMSVVGVLLFALLDLAEKLMLPWHASRRGSAVTTTLLAKG
- a CDS encoding VOC family protein → MHRSRLFGIFIDTPVAQAGQAADFWSAALGVPARSVAGEEQFTALDGAVPGLTVDVQAVDDAPRYHVDIETDDVAAEVARLTALGAEPVSRWLECHTLRAPGGHLLCVVPVHSDHETFARSARTWP
- a CDS encoding toll/interleukin-1 receptor domain-containing protein; translated protein: MPNVFVSYSRQDFYAAEALTSVFARQGLRPWFDVERIRPGTDWAASIDEAVDAADVVVVLASPAAMASPHVTEEWRRALEAGKQVRVAVVRKAELPPELAAAPVNDLRGRFFVHARALADEIVTGRRRGGRVFPLSPAVVWLWLAALYCAFVTARAVPLGLHLYEVYRAPVVLTPFPGYAAIALAVVLMNAVLFIAFLHLMYRLARRTATPSLVRTAFGTLVLALVYDWLATSTLHTRWYRELAADRWTESPLWYSAAMPVAVSCLVLVRYSRTVHLATPIGAGLGLLRLRATGRPAKLRRWSASMRKFTALRSLPPTSYLVLCDHPDKPIADLVDECCAAAGLARNRVDPRWVLFVVTDRTNDDLMAQVRAVFGDRVVFVLGTSLRVPDDELRREQWLDFREQDLETLHAFLRAILTPVVDQREPLAVPIGVSLSQLPFYVTKWLRFGHYLLACTAAVPLGELLTGSMPVALPVVTALLWLVLVTLLVRTAAKRVTVLSWFGLAVLSYGLYVAWLVLTSTPVLVTAVRVVVGVLALGSLFLPLAVMGEYWLPAAPDRRPRGNAVRTPIAALSSPLPPLVIAPAFMVVLVFTGS
- a CDS encoding ABC transporter substrate-binding protein, whose translation is MKRVLAGLLPAMLLVAACGGGEGGSAGSGVEETTLTLNWYPYGEHAPFYYGVEQGIYEKHGIKLKIQAGQGSGKTVQATGAGQTDFGWADTSALATAVENGVPAKSIGVYLQTTPASVQFFTEKNITKPADLKGKSVATTAGDALTKTFPAFLKQNGMQESDVSIQNIDPAGKMAAVISGRTDVLLGFASDQGPTIKEKAGKDVSYLRFSEFGLNYFSNGLLTSKSMLQKDPDLVKKMVQATQEAWAAAEKDPQAAADSMKGAAEQLPSPTVVLEQFKTTLTLLHTDATKGKAPGVNTAEDWKKTIDTFQQTGIIGKAAEPSAYWEESVAPKG